The sequence below is a genomic window from Myxococcus guangdongensis.
AGAACAACGCCTGGAAGCTGGTGCACGCGCTGCCGCTGAGCCTGGCGACCCTCTACTTCTCCAAGCTCGCCATCGTCCTGTTGATGCTCGGACAGTTCTTCGTGCTGTTCAACGTGGGCATCTACCTGTCCGCCGTCCTCCCGCCGCTGCTCGTGTCGGGCGTGCCCTTCCCGAAGGGGCCCGTGCCCCATGCACGCTTCCTCTGGGACAATGGATGGTTCTTCCTGGACTGCCTGCCCATCGTGGCGCTGCAGTACGCCATCAGCCTGCGCTTCCGGAACTTCCTCACCCCCGTGGGCATCGGCTTCATGCTCTGGGTCGGCACGCTGGCCGCGCTGTCCTGGCGGTGGAACTTCGTCATCCCATACTCGTACACGATGATTGAATACCTGAGCGCATGGAGCAGCGCGAAGGTCGCCACGCCCGCGGTGGACATCCACGTCATGGCCCTCGGGTACTCCCTCCTCTTCACGCTCGTTGGCTACGGACTCTTCGCGACCCGGGAGGAGAAGGGTTGAGCGCCCAGGCTCATACCCTGGGACACTCGCGCCCCATCGAACGCCTGCCATCTTCTCGGCCGTGCGTTGCGACCGACTCGCAGGGTGGGTGGGGTGGGGCGTGGTGCTGCTCGGCGGCAGCGCCGCTGCGGGCCCGTTCACCCGAGAGCCCTACCTCCAGAATGTGACACAGGAGCAGGCGCTCATCGTCTTCAACCTCCAGCGCCCATGCCCCGCCTCGGTTCGCCTGGGCCGGGCTGGGGCGGCGATGGAGGGCCTGGTGACGAGCGACGTGGCGCGCACCCAGCACGTGCTGCCGCTGAAGGGACTCCAGGGCGGGACGGCCTACGACTACGTCGTGGAGGCCTGTGAGGAAAAACTCGGGCCGTTCACGTTCCGGACGGCCCCCGCGCCCGGGGAGGAAGTCCACTTCATCGCAGTGGGAGACTCGGGAACCGGAGGGGTGATGCAGCTGCGCGTGGTCGAGGCCATGCACGCCGCGGACCCGCAGCTGTTCCTCGGGCTGGGCGACAACGTCTACTCATCCGGGACGCATGCGGAGTTCCAGAACCGGTTCTTCTCGCCCATGGCGAAGCTGCTGCGGCGCACGCCCGTCTTCGCGACCCCGGGCAATCACGAATACCTGACGGACCGCGCCCAGCCCTACTTCGACAACTTCCATCTCCCCACGAACAACCCCAGGGGCACGGAGCGGTACTACTCGTTCGACTGGGGCGACGCGCACATCGTCTCCATCGACACGAGCTGCGCCATGGGGCTCGCCGGCCGCGACTGTTCAGCCGAGGAGCAGCACGCGTGGCTCGTGGAGGACCTCCGCGCGAGCCCGCTGCGCTGGAAGCTGGTCATCATGCACCATCCTCCCTGGTCCAGCGGCGGACACGGCATCGACACCCAGTTCCGGGAGATGTTCGCGCCGGTCTTCGAGGAGGGGGGCGTGGACCTGGTCCTCGCCGGACATGACCATGATTACGAGCGGACGTTTCCCCTCGTGGGCGAGCGGGTGGCGCCCAAGGGGAAGCCCGGGGTGACCTATGTCGTGGTGGGAACGGGGGGCGCGGTGCTGCGCAAGTTCCCGGTCCCCAAGCCCCGGTGGACCTCGGTGCGCAGCGACAAGGATTATGGCTTCCTCAGCGTTCGCATCCATGAGGATGTCCTGACCGCGAGACTGGTGACACCGGATGGCGGCATCGCGGATGAGTTCACCCTCTCGAAGCGATTCGACCTCACGCTGTCCGTGGTCGCCAGTCCCCTTCGAGGGCGCGCGCCCCTGACGGTCGCCTTCACGGCGGCACCGAGCCGTGAGGGCGCGAGCATCGAATGGCTCCTGGGCAAGGAAGACGTCGTGGGCACGGGGCCCGACCACACGCAGGTGTTCCAGACGCCAGGGGTCTTCGAGGTCCGCGTGCGGGCCGCCCTCGGGTACGCCCGCGCGGAGCAGCGGCTGCTCATCGAGGTGGAAGCACCGCCTGCGCTCCCAGAGCCTCCTCCGCGTCCGCCGGCTCCACCTCCGGGGCCCGCGCCGCGTCCGGGCCGGCAGGTGGTGGCCGAGCCGCTCCATGAGACGACAGGGCCCCTATCGTCGGGCGGTTGCACGGGCGCCATGGCGGCGCCGCTGTTGCCGCTCGTCGAGCTGTGGGCCAGGTCACTGCGTCGGGCGGGACTCCGTCGCCAGGCCCGGCGGGATTGAGCCGCGCTCGCTTCAGCCCGGTCCGTCCCCGCCATGTGGAGAAGGACCCGCCGCCCCACCGTCATGACGAACGACGAAGGCCACCCAGCCACCGGGGCGGTTCTCGGCGCTCACCGTGGCCCCCAGCACGCCGGCCAGTGAGCGCACCAGCGAGAGGCCGATGCCGCTGTGCTCCTCGGTCCCCGTGCGGGACGCATCGGCGCGGTAGAACCGCTCGAAGATGCGCTCCAGGATGGGCGGGGGGATGTGCGGCCCGCTGTCCTCGACCTCGACGAGGAGGCCTCGCTCGAGGTCGCTCGATACGCGGATGATGCCCCCGGCTTCCGTGTAGTCCGTCGCGTTGCCGAGCAGGTTGCCCAGGATGAGCCGGAGCTTCTCGCGGTCCGACCGCAGGACGACGGAGCCTTCCACGAGGTTCTCGAACCGCAGGCCGCGCGAGCGTGCACGGCCGGCGAGCGGGGTGAAGCTGGCGTCGACCAGCTGCCGCAGGGCGATGGCCTCCTGCTTCACGGGCATCTGCCGCGCGTCCAGGCGCGCCAGCAGGAGCAGTCGCTCCACCAGGCCCTGCATCAACCCGACGACGCCGAGCGCCTCGGCGAGCGCGGTGGCGTGCTCGCGGGGAGAGCGCTCACGCATCGCGGAGACCTCCAGGATGGTCCGCAGGCCGGAGAGCGGCGTGCGCAGCTCGTGGCTCACGTCCGCGCTGAACTGCCGCTCCCGCTCGAAGGCGACCTCCAGTCGCGCGAGCAGGCCGTTCAGGCGTGTCACCACCGGACGCAGCTCGTCGGGGACCTCCGCCTCCTCCAGCCGGGTGTCGAGCCGCGCGCCGTCGATGGCCTCCACGCGGGAGGCGAGCGCCTCGAGCGGGCGCAGGCCCCGGCGGGTCGCCACCACGCCCGCCAGGATGGCGAGCACGAGCGTCGTCGCGCCCGTGGCCACGAGCGCCCCCGTGAGCAGCGAGGTGACGGTGTCCAGTGTCCCCGTCTCCCGCGCCACGGAGACCACGACGTGGACGGCACCCTCCTCCTCGTCCCCGGCGGGGAGCCGCGCCGTGAACATGCGGCCGTGCAGCCCCTGCGGAAGCTCGAGCGCGAGGTGGACGGGCTCGGCGGGCCAGGGCGTCCTGGGGAGCTGTCCTTCGCGCAGCCCCGCGGAGCGGGTGATGAGCTGGCCGTCCGGGCTCCGCACCTCGAAGAAGGAAGGCGCGTCTGCCTGGGTGAGGAGCAGCAGCGCGGAGGACTCGACCTCCCAGCGGCCGTCATCCTTGCGCTCGATGAGGCTCGCGATGGCGCGGGCCTCCGCGGCGAGCGTGTTGTCGAACTGATGGGTCAGCGCGCGGGTGAAGACGGCGTGGAGCAGGAGGGAGAAGCCGAACAGCGCGGCTCCCAGCACCACGGCGTTCGTCACCGCGAGCCTGCGCCGCAGCGAGGGCACGCGACTCATTCCGGCGCTCCCAGGACATAGCCCTGCCCGCGGCGCGTCTGGATGAGCTTGTGCTCGTGGTCCGCGTCGATCTTCCGTCGCAGGTATCCGATGTAGACATCCACGACGTTGCTGGAGGGCTCGGTCGCGAAGTCGTAGACGTGGTCCCAGATCTCCATCCGGGTCACCACGTGTCCTCGGCGCGCGCAGAGGTATTCGAGCACGGCGTACTCCCGCGCGGACAGGGGGATGGCGCGCCCGGCTCTCTTCACGGTCCGGGCGGTGAGGTCGACTTCCAGGTCATCGATGAGGACCTGCGTCTCCCGCTGGCCATAGCGCCGTCGGGCCATGGCCCTCACCCTGGCCAGCACCTCCTCGAACGCGAACGGCTTGACCAGGTAGTCATCCGCGCCGGCGTCGAGCCCCAGCACACGGTCCGCCACGGTGTCCCTCGCCGTCAGCAGCAGCACGGCCGCGGGGTGGCGCTGCTTGCGCAGTCGCTGGAGGAGCGTGAGCCCATCCAGCTTGGGGAGCATGACGTCCAGGAGGATGACGTCGTAGGGACAGGACTGCGCGCACGCCAGACCCTCTTCTCCATCCATGGCCGGGTCCACGGCGTGCCCCGCCTCCCGGAGTCCCTGGACGATGGCGCGGGAGAGCGGCGCGAAGTCTTCGACGACCAGGATGCGCATCGTGGGAGTGAACACGCCTCCAGGGCGCGCCTTTCACGCAACGGGAACGAGCGGCCTGCCGCCCTCCTGTCCGCCAGCGGTAGCACCGTGTCCGCCGGGAGGACAACGAAGGCGGGGCCGTGTTCGGGACACACGGCCCCACCCGGGGCATGGACGTCACGCGGTGCTAGTCCTCGTCCTCCTCGCCGTGCTGCCCGCCCGGGTGTTTCCCGGCGTCACGGCCGTGTTCCAGCAGCTTGCCCTGGCCGTCGAAGACGAGCTCCTGCTTCCTGCCTTGCTGCTCGACGATGAGCTCGTAGCGGACGGTGTCTCCCTTCGTCTCCTTCTCGATGCGCTGGACGCGGGCCGAGGCGTAGGGGGACTTCGCGAGCGACTGGCCCACCTCGGCGGGCAGCTCCTGGCGCGTGAGCGTCCGCTCCTCGGAGAGCAGGGTGCCATCCGCCGTCAGGCTGGCCTCCACCTTGTGGGCGCCGGAATCGAAGACGACCTCGTACACCTGCTGGCCCTTCTCCTCCTCCATCGAGAAGCGCTGGGCCTTCGCGTCGGGGTACTTGCTGGCGACGGTGGCCTTCACCGCCGCGGGGACATCGGAGGGCTGGACGGCCACGTCCTTCGCCCAGGCGGGCCCGACGGCCCCCATCATCGCGAGGGTTCCCATCACCGCCATCTTCCAGGTCTTCATGGGTGTGCTCCTGTCTCGGGCGGTGGACCATCCACCGCCGTGCTGCCGTTGCCGTAGATAGCGGCCGTTCATGAGAGGACCGTGAGAAGGTCTTCCCGCGAGGAGCCGCCGACCTGGGGAGGGCTCGCGAGGCCGTGGCCGAGGTGGGACACGGCCTTGTCCGTCTCGGCCATGAGACTTCCCGCGCGCAGGTCCGTTGAACAGGCGCGGCGCCTCGGGTGGGGGCGCGCGAAGAGGAGTGGGTCTCGGTGCGCATCCTGAAGAGGCTTGTCGGTGGCGTGGTGGTCCTGGCCGTGGTGGCGGGTGGGGCTTTCGTCTGGGGCATGCACCGGGTGTCCCAGGCGCGCGAGGCGCGGGTGCGGGTCCTGGGACCGCTCGTCGCACGGGCGACGGCGATGGAGACCCTGAGCCCCGAGGATGCGTGCCTCGTCGTCGAGGGCCACTACCTGAAGCGGGACACGGTGCTCACCGCGGAGTGCAAGCGCGTCACGCTGGAGGCCACGCGCCCCGGGGTCGTGAGGTTCCACGGACTGGTCGTGGCCAGCGACTGGGATGACGCGGTCCTGGGGGGAGGCTCCGTGCCGACGCTGTGCCTCTCCAAGGGGCCTCGGGGCTGGGCGTTCGCGGGGTATTCGCACGAGCTGCTGGACTGCCAGTTCGACCCGCCCACGGGTCCGGAGCCGGCGAAGGAGGCCCTCGCCCAGGTGGAGCACCTGCGGCGCGCCTGGATGGACGACGCGTTCGCGGCGGTGCGAGCGGCGCTGAAGGGCCCCGACGTGGACCAGGAGGTCTGCGAGGGCCTCCCCGCGTTGCCGAAGTGGGGCGTGCTGGTCCTGGACGCGGACCTGCTCGGCGACGACCCCTCCGCGCGGACTCCGCGCACCACGTACATCGGCGACATCCTCGGCTTCCAGTGCCTGCCCACGATGAAGAAGGAGGGGGTGAACCTGGGGCCGTGCGCGGCGAACCAGTTCATCAGCCACGTCGTGCTCTTCGACGACATCGACGAGCCCCCGCTGCAGGTGGCGGGGAGCACCTACTCGGGTGGGCGCTATTCCGCGGTGGCGAAGCTCGTGGACGTGCGCCGACAGGAGGTCATCTGTCAGCGCGCGGTGTCCTACCAGCTCCCCGAGGAGATGCTCCTGGTGATGCGGCAGACGCTGAACTTCGAGTACAGCAAGGCGGTGCGCGCGGCGCTGCGCCAGGAGGTGGCGAAGCTCACCGGAGGCCAGCTGGCGGCGGAGTTCTAGGGGCGCCGTCAGTCGCCGCAGACCAGCTTCAGCTTGTCCACGGACGCCGTCTTGCCCTCCTTCTTCAGGGTGAGCTTCAGCGCCTTGCGCGTGGTCATCACGACCTCGGCGGTGACGGCGCCGGTGGCGTCGGCGTACTTGAGGCTGTCGCCCTTCTTCTCGAGGAGGGACAGGTTGGCGTCCGCCTTGCTCGGCTTGAGCTCGAAGACCTTCCCGTCCACGTGCACCACGGCCTGGCTGAGGTCGTCGAGCAGGTAGACCTGGTCTCCCTTCTCCAGCGAACAGCCCGCG
It includes:
- a CDS encoding ATP-binding protein, which produces MSRVPSLRRRLAVTNAVVLGAALFGFSLLLHAVFTRALTHQFDNTLAAEARAIASLIERKDDGRWEVESSALLLLTQADAPSFFEVRSPDGQLITRSAGLREGQLPRTPWPAEPVHLALELPQGLHGRMFTARLPAGDEEEGAVHVVVSVARETGTLDTVTSLLTGALVATGATTLVLAILAGVVATRRGLRPLEALASRVEAIDGARLDTRLEEAEVPDELRPVVTRLNGLLARLEVAFERERQFSADVSHELRTPLSGLRTILEVSAMRERSPREHATALAEALGVVGLMQGLVERLLLLARLDARQMPVKQEAIALRQLVDASFTPLAGRARSRGLRFENLVEGSVVLRSDREKLRLILGNLLGNATDYTEAGGIIRVSSDLERGLLVEVEDSGPHIPPPILERIFERFYRADASRTGTEEHSGIGLSLVRSLAGVLGATVSAENRPGGWVAFVVRHDGGAAGPSPHGGDGPG
- a CDS encoding metallophosphoesterase — encoded protein: MVLLGGSAAAGPFTREPYLQNVTQEQALIVFNLQRPCPASVRLGRAGAAMEGLVTSDVARTQHVLPLKGLQGGTAYDYVVEACEEKLGPFTFRTAPAPGEEVHFIAVGDSGTGGVMQLRVVEAMHAADPQLFLGLGDNVYSSGTHAEFQNRFFSPMAKLLRRTPVFATPGNHEYLTDRAQPYFDNFHLPTNNPRGTERYYSFDWGDAHIVSIDTSCAMGLAGRDCSAEEQHAWLVEDLRASPLRWKLVIMHHPPWSSGGHGIDTQFREMFAPVFEEGGVDLVLAGHDHDYERTFPLVGERVAPKGKPGVTYVVVGTGGAVLRKFPVPKPRWTSVRSDKDYGFLSVRIHEDVLTARLVTPDGGIADEFTLSKRFDLTLSVVASPLRGRAPLTVAFTAAPSREGASIEWLLGKEDVVGTGPDHTQVFQTPGVFEVRVRAALGYARAEQRLLIEVEAPPALPEPPPRPPAPPPGPAPRPGRQVVAEPLHETTGPLSSGGCTGAMAAPLLPLVELWARSLRRAGLRRQARRD
- a CDS encoding ABC transporter permease; translated protein: MSPAFFFSLQSEWLKQRKSLASWMVLLGAFFTPAIVVVVRLLHHEALPALYAKEDFWSALWKSSWESAAIFYLPIGGILATTLIAQIEYKNNAWKLVHALPLSLATLYFSKLAIVLLMLGQFFVLFNVGIYLSAVLPPLLVSGVPFPKGPVPHARFLWDNGWFFLDCLPIVALQYAISLRFRNFLTPVGIGFMLWVGTLAALSWRWNFVIPYSYTMIEYLSAWSSAKVATPAVDIHVMALGYSLLFTLVGYGLFATREEKG
- a CDS encoding PepSY-like domain-containing protein, giving the protein MKTWKMAVMGTLAMMGAVGPAWAKDVAVQPSDVPAAVKATVASKYPDAKAQRFSMEEEKGQQVYEVVFDSGAHKVEASLTADGTLLSEERTLTRQELPAEVGQSLAKSPYASARVQRIEKETKGDTVRYELIVEQQGRKQELVFDGQGKLLEHGRDAGKHPGGQHGEEDED
- a CDS encoding response regulator transcription factor, encoding MFTPTMRILVVEDFAPLSRAIVQGLREAGHAVDPAMDGEEGLACAQSCPYDVILLDVMLPKLDGLTLLQRLRKQRHPAAVLLLTARDTVADRVLGLDAGADDYLVKPFAFEEVLARVRAMARRRYGQRETQVLIDDLEVDLTARTVKRAGRAIPLSAREYAVLEYLCARRGHVVTRMEIWDHVYDFATEPSSNVVDVYIGYLRRKIDADHEHKLIQTRRGQGYVLGAPE